The Caballeronia sp. Lep1P3 genome window below encodes:
- a CDS encoding DNA-binding protein, with the protein MKLQPRFSSPPPQYLSTEELAACLSLRPQSIRKRYCQTGAYFCLRPVKLPNGRLMWPADAVEQLTRVA; encoded by the coding sequence ATGAAACTGCAACCTCGCTTCTCTTCCCCTCCGCCGCAGTACCTCTCGACTGAAGAACTGGCCGCATGCCTCAGCCTGCGTCCCCAGTCGATCCGCAAACGTTATTGCCAGACGGGCGCCTACTTCTGCCTGCGCCCGGTCAAGCTGCCCAACGGTCGCCTGATGTGGCCGGCGGATGCCGTCGAACAACTGACTCGCGTCGCGTAA
- a CDS encoding integrase family protein, translating into MAKVNFTGARVEAHRCASGTAQSFLWDSDTPGLGLRTTAAGTKSYIFQSKFRGSTIRMTIGSPASWPLESQYKKGLDGEREEAVRGARQEARRLQNLIDRGIDPRVAAANDRAAHEAQHAEARRRTLTVGEVWDVYVEARRPRWGERHYRDHVFYADEGGKERKRGKGLTVPGPLAPLRHVRLCDLTSERIASWLEAEANVRPTMAALSFRLLRGFMRWTDDTPAYRGVVPTDTYKTRSVKDAVPRARAKEGDVLQREQLPAWFGAVRRIGNPVIATYLQALLLTGARREEMAALQWDDVDFQWCSLSIADKVEAGGRVIPLTPYLRALLLELKRLNETPPNARELARMQARGESWRPSPWVFASKSSADGKIAEPRIAHTRALKAAGLPHVSLHGLRRSFGTLSEWLECPIGIVAQIQGHKPSAIAEKHYRRRPLDLLRMWHTKIEEWILEQAGSEVPMQSDAPALHLVA; encoded by the coding sequence ATGGCGAAGGTCAATTTCACCGGCGCGCGCGTTGAAGCGCATCGCTGCGCGTCGGGCACGGCGCAGTCGTTTCTGTGGGACAGCGACACGCCCGGCTTGGGACTTCGCACAACCGCGGCGGGAACGAAGTCGTACATTTTCCAAAGCAAATTCCGCGGTTCAACGATCCGCATGACGATTGGCAGTCCGGCCTCGTGGCCGCTGGAATCGCAGTACAAGAAGGGTCTCGACGGCGAACGCGAGGAAGCGGTGCGCGGCGCCCGTCAGGAGGCGCGTCGCCTGCAAAATCTCATTGATCGCGGCATCGACCCGCGAGTTGCCGCCGCGAACGACCGCGCCGCGCACGAAGCGCAGCATGCAGAGGCACGGCGCCGAACTTTGACGGTCGGCGAAGTGTGGGACGTCTATGTCGAGGCGCGTCGGCCGCGCTGGGGCGAGCGGCACTACCGAGACCATGTGTTCTACGCGGACGAGGGCGGCAAGGAAAGAAAGCGTGGAAAGGGGCTGACCGTCCCCGGTCCGTTGGCGCCGCTGCGTCACGTTCGGCTCTGCGATTTGACGAGCGAGCGTATCGCCTCCTGGCTTGAGGCAGAAGCGAATGTCCGTCCGACGATGGCGGCGCTGTCGTTTCGCTTGCTGCGCGGGTTCATGCGTTGGACCGACGATACGCCGGCCTACCGCGGTGTCGTGCCGACGGATACCTATAAAACGCGCAGCGTTAAAGACGCGGTGCCGCGTGCGCGAGCCAAAGAAGGCGATGTGCTGCAGCGCGAGCAATTGCCAGCGTGGTTCGGTGCGGTCCGACGGATCGGCAATCCGGTGATCGCCACCTATCTCCAGGCGCTTTTGCTGACCGGTGCACGCCGGGAGGAAATGGCGGCGTTGCAATGGGACGATGTGGACTTTCAGTGGTGCAGCCTGTCGATTGCCGACAAGGTCGAGGCGGGCGGCAGGGTAATTCCGCTGACGCCTTACCTGCGCGCCCTACTGCTGGAACTCAAGCGACTGAATGAGACGCCGCCGAATGCCCGCGAGTTGGCTCGGATGCAGGCGCGCGGAGAAAGCTGGCGTCCTTCGCCGTGGGTCTTCGCCAGCAAGAGTTCTGCCGACGGGAAGATCGCCGAGCCGCGCATCGCGCACACGCGGGCGCTGAAGGCGGCGGGCTTGCCGCACGTCAGCTTGCATGGTCTGCGGCGTAGTTTCGGGACCTTGAGTGAGTGGCTGGAATGTCCGATCGGTATCGTCGCGCAGATTCAGGGGCACAAGCCGAGCGCGATCGCCGAAAAGCACTACCGTCGTCGTCCGCTGGATTTGCTGCGGATGTGGCATACAAAGATCGAAGAATGGATTCTGGAGCAAGCCGGCAGCGAAGTTCCGATGCAGTCGGATGCGCCGGCTTTGCATCTGGTTGCCTAA
- a CDS encoding AAA family ATPase: MVPNKINDVQLSMGPRRPVVASFGSRVTDVAVSRKSLDYAELERLFSSPEQANVDHRDFMKMPQSDRQALKQGDAFVVFGAFYGDRRSGHGAGSPIEFRSALTLDFDHDSEALYAALVDGAPLLPCAYICHTTRSHTPEVPHLRLIVPLSRDVDSSLAYRGLVELVARCLPRASMDPGSVQSARPMYMPVQNDGAEYLSDIRLGHGFLDPSAVPPADSGFLAHGNYQLASNEAMFDRLMMKEPDARWTAARVKTELLTELDPNGDEWDRKRWLTLGMALHHQGEGDEAWLEMWDNWSQLDERTDRNGEPMYQPGLCEKEWASFGRAHHVVTIGSIVHWARMARGDAPGDGHRHAEYPKAACAPSYYCLRSAEELANAPPLKWLVRGVISREGLFSMFGAPGSGKSFLMLALAAAVAGAASDWFGRRVECCPVTYCVLEGEAGMSKRVRAWALHNESKLPESLRFMTQPFDLLDPAAVVALATAVREVNGAGGMVVLDTLNRATPGADENSSVDMGKIIAAAKRLQGLLGGVVLLVHHSGKDAAKGLRGHSSLHAALDGAIEVTGGGDQREWRVAKSKDDETGTVYGFRLVTVTLGDDEYGDPITSCVAVPDESAEAIKRVRMPQGKNQKAALEAVTAALRDSFDVGEGVAPQNRASIRLNRAFELVANQMPDGQPKHKMQRAKEAIYALVNRGFLAANDEWLWSAA, translated from the coding sequence ATGGTACCCAATAAAATCAACGACGTACAGCTTTCGATGGGCCCGCGCCGGCCGGTCGTGGCTTCGTTTGGCAGCCGAGTGACGGACGTTGCAGTCAGCCGCAAGTCCTTGGACTACGCAGAATTGGAGCGCCTTTTCTCGTCGCCGGAACAGGCTAACGTCGACCATCGTGACTTCATGAAGATGCCCCAAAGCGATCGCCAAGCGCTGAAGCAAGGCGATGCATTCGTTGTCTTTGGTGCGTTCTACGGTGACCGTCGCAGTGGTCATGGCGCCGGTTCGCCTATCGAGTTTCGCTCCGCGCTTACGCTCGACTTCGACCACGACAGCGAAGCACTGTATGCCGCGCTCGTCGATGGCGCGCCGCTGCTTCCGTGCGCGTACATCTGTCACACGACGCGTTCGCACACGCCCGAAGTACCGCATCTTCGCTTGATCGTGCCGCTCAGTCGCGACGTCGATTCGAGCCTTGCCTATCGTGGACTCGTTGAACTCGTCGCACGCTGCCTGCCGCGCGCAAGCATGGACCCTGGCTCGGTTCAATCGGCTCGCCCCATGTACATGCCTGTCCAGAACGACGGGGCTGAGTACTTGTCCGACATCCGTCTGGGTCACGGTTTTCTCGATCCGTCCGCCGTACCTCCTGCTGACTCGGGATTCCTGGCGCATGGGAACTACCAGCTCGCGAGCAACGAAGCGATGTTCGATCGCCTGATGATGAAAGAGCCCGATGCGCGCTGGACTGCCGCACGCGTCAAGACCGAACTTCTGACCGAGCTCGACCCGAACGGTGACGAATGGGATCGCAAGCGCTGGCTGACGCTTGGCATGGCGCTGCACCATCAAGGCGAAGGCGACGAAGCATGGCTCGAGATGTGGGACAACTGGTCGCAGCTGGACGAGCGGACGGATCGCAATGGCGAGCCGATGTATCAGCCTGGCCTGTGCGAAAAGGAATGGGCCAGCTTCGGGCGCGCGCATCACGTCGTCACGATCGGATCCATTGTGCATTGGGCGCGTATGGCACGCGGCGACGCGCCTGGTGACGGCCATCGCCATGCCGAATACCCGAAAGCCGCATGCGCCCCTTCGTACTACTGCTTGCGCTCGGCCGAAGAGCTCGCGAACGCTCCGCCTCTGAAGTGGCTGGTCCGTGGCGTCATCTCGCGCGAGGGGCTGTTTTCGATGTTCGGCGCGCCCGGCAGCGGCAAGTCTTTCTTGATGCTTGCGCTTGCTGCGGCGGTCGCCGGCGCCGCTTCTGACTGGTTTGGCCGTCGCGTGGAGTGCTGCCCGGTCACCTACTGCGTGCTGGAAGGTGAAGCCGGCATGAGTAAGCGCGTCCGCGCGTGGGCGCTGCACAACGAATCGAAGTTGCCCGAGTCCCTCCGATTCATGACCCAACCCTTTGACCTGCTGGATCCTGCCGCGGTGGTGGCGCTTGCCACGGCAGTCCGCGAAGTAAACGGTGCTGGTGGCATGGTCGTGCTCGATACGTTGAACCGTGCCACGCCGGGCGCTGATGAGAACTCGTCGGTCGACATGGGCAAAATCATCGCCGCCGCGAAGCGCCTGCAGGGTCTTCTGGGCGGCGTGGTGCTGTTGGTCCATCACAGTGGCAAGGACGCCGCCAAAGGCCTGCGCGGTCATTCAAGCTTGCACGCAGCGCTTGATGGCGCGATCGAAGTGACCGGCGGTGGCGATCAACGAGAGTGGCGCGTCGCCAAGTCCAAGGACGATGAAACGGGAACCGTCTATGGCTTCCGTCTCGTGACTGTCACGTTGGGCGACGATGAGTATGGCGATCCGATCACCAGCTGCGTCGCGGTGCCCGACGAGTCCGCCGAGGCGATCAAGCGCGTGAGAATGCCCCAGGGCAAGAATCAAAAGGCCGCGTTGGAGGCCGTCACCGCCGCGCTGCGCGACTCGTTCGACGTGGGCGAGGGTGTTGCGCCGCAGAACCGCGCGAGCATCCGTCTGAATCGCGCTTTTGAACTGGTGGCCAACCAAATGCCCGACGGCCAGCCGAAGCACAAAATGCAGCGCGCCAAAGAAGCGATCTATGCCCTCGTGAACCGTGGCTTTCTTGCAGCCAATGACGAATGGCTGTGGAGCGCCGCCTAA
- a CDS encoding NAD(P)H-dependent glycerol-3-phosphate dehydrogenase, which translates to MKAAVLGAGAWGTALAGHLATRHDTKLWARDAALIESLSRTHENTRYFAGVNLPPALEFETDLAAALAHGSADDALCVVATPVAGLRALCRSMRQSGIVPAHIVWLCKGFEADTQCLPNEVVAAELPEHRSNGTLSGPSFAREVGQGLPVALTVASPSAELAARTVAAFHHGAMRIYTGDDMIGVEVGGAVKNVLAIATGISDGLGLGLNARAALITRGLAEMSRLGVALGGRAETFTGLTGLGDLILTATGDLSRNRTVGKQLATGRTLDEILAALGHVAEGVRCARAVLGIAQTHGIEMPITQAVCRVLFDSVAPRDAVQALLSRVSKAEASRLYSCSHQGVQNG; encoded by the coding sequence ATGAAAGCAGCCGTTCTCGGCGCCGGCGCGTGGGGCACCGCACTTGCGGGCCACCTCGCAACCCGGCACGACACGAAGCTCTGGGCGCGCGACGCCGCACTCATCGAATCTCTTTCCCGCACGCACGAAAACACCCGCTATTTCGCAGGCGTGAACCTGCCGCCGGCGCTCGAGTTCGAGACGGATCTGGCCGCGGCGCTCGCGCATGGCTCGGCGGACGACGCCTTGTGTGTCGTCGCGACGCCGGTCGCGGGCTTGCGCGCGCTGTGCCGTTCGATGCGGCAGTCCGGCATCGTGCCGGCGCATATCGTCTGGTTGTGCAAAGGCTTCGAGGCCGACACGCAATGCCTGCCCAATGAAGTCGTCGCGGCCGAACTGCCCGAGCATCGCAGCAACGGTACGCTGTCCGGCCCGAGCTTCGCGCGCGAAGTGGGGCAAGGCTTGCCCGTCGCGCTGACGGTGGCGAGCCCGTCGGCGGAACTGGCCGCGCGCACGGTCGCGGCGTTCCATCACGGCGCGATGCGCATCTATACCGGCGACGACATGATCGGCGTCGAAGTGGGCGGCGCGGTGAAAAACGTACTCGCCATCGCGACCGGCATCTCCGACGGCCTCGGCCTCGGCCTCAACGCGCGCGCGGCGCTGATCACGCGCGGGCTCGCGGAGATGTCGCGTCTGGGCGTCGCGCTCGGTGGGCGCGCGGAGACGTTCACCGGGCTGACCGGTCTGGGCGACCTCATCCTCACCGCAACGGGCGATCTGTCGCGCAACCGCACCGTCGGCAAGCAGCTCGCGACGGGACGCACGCTCGACGAGATTCTCGCGGCGCTCGGGCATGTCGCGGAGGGCGTGCGTTGCGCACGCGCCGTGCTCGGCATCGCGCAAACCCACGGCATCGAGATGCCGATCACGCAGGCGGTATGCCGCGTGCTCTTTGATAGCGTGGCGCCGCGCGATGCCGTTCAGGCGCTGCTCAGCAGGGTCTCGAAGGCCGAAGCATCGCGGTTGTATTCATGCTCTCATCAAGGTGTGCAAAACGGCTGA
- a CDS encoding chain-length determining protein, translating to MDVIAPRKRKLREHLRAEHWRRYWLRLLLIVAISLASLYWGAIESDQYVSEAHIVVTRTNVEATEAASGLLSLISGSGSSRDMMLFRDRLLSIDMMRKLDDRLDMRAHFSDRKHDWLSILWDRAAPDEEFQRYLLGRVAVTYDDYSQDLVVTAQAYTPQMAQAIVRMMVEEGESDLNRMDNAVAEQQVSFIENELVTIRDRMFAAQKRLIAFQNENGLASPIATAQGVSEVVDRLESERSQLEAKKLAMLGYLTPQAPDIVQIEGQINALQQQIKVERSRIASKNGTALNHLAEEQHRLQVEATFAEDVYKTGLAALEKARVDATRKIKSVQVLQSPSLPQASMQPRRLYNIVVFVIVSLLVAGVIRLIGAIIRDHRD from the coding sequence ATGGATGTCATCGCGCCGCGCAAGCGCAAGCTGCGCGAGCATTTGAGGGCTGAGCACTGGCGCCGCTACTGGTTGCGCCTGCTGCTCATCGTGGCGATTAGCCTCGCGTCGCTCTACTGGGGGGCGATCGAGTCCGATCAATACGTTTCTGAAGCGCACATCGTCGTCACCCGCACCAATGTGGAGGCCACAGAGGCGGCAAGCGGCCTGTTGTCGCTGATCTCTGGATCGGGCAGTTCGCGCGACATGATGCTGTTTCGCGACCGGTTGCTCTCGATAGACATGATGCGCAAGCTCGACGATCGGCTCGATATGCGCGCGCACTTCAGCGACCGCAAGCACGACTGGCTCTCGATTCTCTGGGATAGAGCGGCGCCGGATGAGGAGTTTCAGCGTTACTTGCTGGGCCGTGTCGCGGTGACCTACGACGACTACAGTCAGGATCTCGTCGTGACGGCGCAGGCGTATACGCCGCAGATGGCGCAGGCGATCGTACGTATGATGGTCGAAGAGGGCGAGTCGGACCTAAACCGCATGGATAACGCGGTGGCCGAGCAGCAGGTGTCATTTATCGAGAACGAACTGGTCACCATCCGCGACCGCATGTTCGCCGCACAGAAGCGCCTTATCGCCTTCCAGAACGAGAACGGTCTTGCATCGCCGATTGCCACGGCTCAGGGTGTCTCTGAAGTAGTGGACCGACTCGAATCCGAGCGCAGCCAACTCGAAGCGAAGAAGCTCGCGATGCTCGGCTACCTGACGCCGCAGGCTCCGGACATCGTTCAGATTGAAGGGCAGATAAACGCGCTTCAGCAGCAGATCAAGGTCGAGCGCAGTCGGATCGCGTCCAAGAACGGTACGGCACTAAATCACCTTGCCGAGGAGCAGCATCGCCTTCAGGTCGAGGCGACTTTTGCCGAAGACGTCTATAAGACCGGGCTCGCCGCGCTCGAAAAGGCGCGCGTCGATGCGACGCGCAAGATCAAGAGCGTTCAAGTGCTCCAGTCGCCGAGCTTGCCGCAGGCTTCGATGCAGCCGCGACGTCTCTACAACATCGTTGTTTTCGTTATCGTTTCCTTGCTCGTAGCCGGTGTCATCCGCCTGATCGGCGCGATCATCCGCGATCACCGGGATTGA
- a CDS encoding capsule biosynthesis protein produces the protein MPAHAFITSRLDELGRYQSLLLLQGPNGPFFRQVADRMRELGATVTKVNFNGGDSLFYRDSSSVEYRGTADAWPAYLHMLVMQKSIRAILLFGQCRPMHEAALTLARDIGIAVIVFEEGYVRPWWITMEEGGVNHASHLADVVPAELPTYPQVQRPRQFRWAFTRMAWYSFLYFAAGVLSRRLYPHYEHHKPFRLKEMFHWMLSGYRKHLYRSTEREIIAPLLDTYGPDFFLVPLQISTDSQIVHASNWKDNEAFIEATIRSFACNACATDLLVFKHHPLERGHADYGAAIDAGTNRYGVTGRVLYIHDGHVPSLLKRSKGVVTINSTVGLQALYHGVPVCVTGAAFYARPGIVEAVSMDTFWQESVEPNRKTFTRFYRYMMHTTQINASFYVMSSLRAPRRGFAHGVLMRFAGAGAAMMLFGSGETSSLLEKSVAWLSSALHAL, from the coding sequence ATGCCTGCGCATGCCTTCATCACTTCAAGGCTCGACGAATTGGGTCGTTACCAAAGTCTCCTCTTACTTCAGGGTCCTAACGGGCCTTTTTTTAGGCAAGTAGCGGATCGGATGCGCGAGCTAGGGGCCACCGTCACTAAGGTCAACTTCAACGGCGGCGACTCCCTGTTCTATCGAGACTCCTCCTCGGTCGAATATCGCGGTACCGCCGACGCTTGGCCCGCTTATTTGCATATGCTCGTCATGCAAAAAAGTATTCGCGCGATCTTGCTCTTCGGGCAATGCCGTCCCATGCATGAAGCAGCGCTCACGCTCGCGCGTGATATCGGAATCGCGGTCATTGTGTTCGAAGAAGGCTATGTGAGGCCCTGGTGGATCACGATGGAGGAAGGCGGCGTCAATCACGCGTCGCATTTAGCGGACGTCGTTCCGGCAGAATTGCCGACGTATCCGCAGGTTCAGCGGCCACGCCAATTTCGTTGGGCATTTACGCGAATGGCGTGGTATTCGTTTCTCTATTTCGCCGCTGGCGTCCTTTCGCGTCGCTTATATCCCCATTACGAGCACCATAAACCGTTTCGCTTGAAAGAGATGTTCCACTGGATGCTTTCAGGATACCGTAAGCATCTTTACCGTTCGACCGAGCGTGAAATCATTGCGCCATTGCTCGACACGTACGGACCCGACTTCTTTCTTGTACCGCTGCAAATCAGCACGGACAGCCAGATCGTGCACGCGAGCAACTGGAAAGACAATGAAGCGTTCATCGAAGCGACCATCCGGTCCTTTGCGTGCAATGCATGCGCGACGGATCTTCTGGTGTTCAAGCATCATCCGCTCGAACGCGGACACGCCGACTACGGCGCCGCAATCGACGCAGGCACGAACCGTTACGGCGTGACCGGGCGAGTGCTTTATATTCATGATGGACATGTTCCGTCGCTGTTAAAGCGCAGTAAAGGCGTGGTAACGATCAACTCGACGGTCGGACTCCAGGCGCTTTATCACGGTGTGCCCGTGTGCGTTACTGGCGCCGCATTCTATGCGCGACCGGGCATCGTCGAAGCAGTCAGCATGGACACATTCTGGCAGGAGTCTGTCGAGCCGAATCGGAAGACTTTTACGCGCTTTTATCGGTACATGATGCATACGACGCAGATCAATGCATCGTTCTATGTCATGTCGAGCCTGCGAGCACCGCGCCGCGGATTCGCTCATGGCGTGCTGATGCGTTTCGCAGGAGCGGGAGCCGCGATGATGTTGTTCGGCTCCGGAGAAACATCGTCGCTCCTAGAGAAGTCGGTTGCCTGGCTCAGCTCAGCGCTGCATGCGCTCTAA
- a CDS encoding ABC transporter permease, with protein MKQFVMLKELTAVGPRSSWAVMRSVIHALFLREAVTRLSLGRGGWVWIIIEQGEHIVLLVVWHGIVQHHMIPGVNVPLFIGLGLLPYYMMKSAALRGLDAIPANRALFVYRQIKPIDAVIARAMLEGLIYLVVGTVLIVAFALCGVDVSVGHPLQVAVMFVLFWLFGLGIGLTLSVAAELIHEIGSIARMTFGIVYYASSALYPSSWIPVSWQSVYFLNPVVHAIEFMRAGYLVSYRPNNLASLTYLMTWIGAWLVTGLFLHVRFAKRLVER; from the coding sequence GTGAAGCAGTTCGTCATGCTTAAAGAGTTGACGGCTGTAGGACCACGCTCGTCGTGGGCGGTTATGCGTTCGGTGATTCACGCGCTGTTCCTGCGCGAAGCCGTCACACGTCTTTCGCTCGGCCGAGGAGGCTGGGTGTGGATCATTATCGAGCAGGGGGAGCATATCGTTCTGCTAGTGGTCTGGCACGGGATCGTGCAGCACCACATGATTCCCGGCGTGAACGTGCCGTTGTTTATTGGCCTTGGCCTGCTACCTTATTACATGATGAAAAGCGCGGCATTGCGGGGTCTCGATGCGATTCCTGCGAACCGCGCCCTCTTCGTCTATCGGCAGATCAAGCCCATCGACGCCGTCATTGCACGGGCTATGCTCGAGGGTCTTATTTACCTTGTGGTCGGAACGGTTTTGATTGTGGCGTTCGCACTGTGCGGGGTGGACGTCTCGGTGGGACATCCGCTGCAAGTCGCGGTCATGTTTGTCCTCTTCTGGCTGTTTGGCTTGGGTATCGGCCTCACGCTGTCCGTCGCCGCCGAGTTGATCCACGAGATTGGGTCGATCGCGCGCATGACATTCGGAATTGTGTATTACGCGTCGAGCGCACTTTATCCTTCCTCGTGGATTCCGGTGTCGTGGCAATCTGTCTATTTTCTGAACCCGGTCGTTCACGCCATTGAGTTCATGCGTGCGGGATACCTCGTGTCTTACCGGCCGAATAATCTCGCCAGTCTTACGTACCTGATGACCTGGATCGGCGCTTGGCTGGTCACTGGTCTTTTCCTGCACGTTCGCTTCGCAAAGCGGTTGGTGGAGCGATGA
- a CDS encoding ABC transporter ATP-binding protein, translating to MIVVSNMSKRYRGSNDEQYVLKNVTLNIPRSTKLAVLGRNGAGKSTLLNLLGGMDRPTRGTVSRQCRVSWPLGLSGGFQGSLSGAQNAKFIARIHGVDDEMLRERIGFIRKFSELSDALDRPVKNYSSGMRSRLAFAISLAFDFDVYLVDELTSVGDAAFRKKSRDAFRGIAERAGLIMVSHDEATLKAFCEKALWLHEGQALWFDDLKEGLARYKESLAA from the coding sequence ATGATCGTCGTCAGCAACATGAGCAAGCGTTACCGCGGCAGTAACGACGAGCAGTATGTGCTCAAGAACGTCACCTTGAACATTCCGCGTTCAACCAAGCTTGCCGTGCTCGGCCGTAACGGCGCTGGAAAGTCGACGTTGCTCAACCTTCTCGGTGGCATGGACCGGCCAACGCGTGGAACGGTGTCCCGGCAGTGCCGCGTGTCATGGCCGCTGGGCCTGTCGGGCGGCTTCCAAGGGTCGCTTAGCGGCGCACAGAACGCCAAGTTCATCGCGCGCATACATGGCGTGGATGACGAAATGCTACGCGAACGCATCGGGTTTATTCGCAAGTTTTCAGAACTCAGCGACGCACTGGATCGGCCGGTCAAGAACTATTCGTCGGGCATGCGCTCGCGACTCGCGTTCGCGATATCGCTCGCATTTGACTTCGACGTCTACCTCGTTGACGAACTGACCTCAGTTGGCGACGCGGCGTTTCGAAAGAAGTCGCGCGACGCATTTCGCGGCATCGCGGAGCGCGCCGGACTGATCATGGTCTCGCACGACGAAGCGACACTGAAAGCCTTCTGCGAAAAGGCGCTCTGGCTGCATGAAGGACAGGCCCTCTGGTTCGACGATCTAAAGGAAGGCCTCGCCCGCTATAAAGAGAGTCTGGCAGCATGA
- a CDS encoding phosphocholine-specific phospholipase C, which yields MVSVERRRFLRRLLASAGAATSLGALPESIRKALAIPAATRTGTIADVKHVVVLMQENRSFDHYFGHLRGVRGYNDRFPVPLANGQPVWSQPSKADPTKRVLPFHFDTSTTSAQCIGDLDHTWHPTHRAINEGRNDRWPPSKTDMSMGYHLRSDIPFHYALADAFTVCDAYFCSMPGPTHPNRSYLMTGTIDPTGTMGGPLLDNNDYVDNRRPPEYQLLSWTTYPERLQEAGISWQIYQPGTSNRDIYQGNFGTNILQNFEKYINAKRGTPLHDRAMTARTVSELRADVLAGRLPQVSWLCPSAIYSEHPKYMPAFGAEYISQVIDALTANPEVWSKTVLFVVYDENDGFFDHVPPPQPPASDARGRSTVSVEGELHTVVNPGRGKGYTADGLPYGLGPRVPMTIVSPWTKGGFVCSQVFDHTSIIRFIEARFGVHEPNITPWRRTITGDLTSAFDFKAADSGMPSLPDTAVQIAKATRQCMLQPKPVVPPVPSEIHAQEPGVRRTRALPYELHVSGAPDKDGRTFELTFHNVGSQGAHFYVYALDSEVAPWRYTVESGKSLAASLPLMGSANRYAYEVHGPNGFVRRLRGKSEERFIDVSIEYDVKATSLRVRLSNAGDGIAQITIVDNAYGATARKLSLEAGSTSIETWPLERSSRWYDISVTSAADAEFLRRLAGYMENGEPGVSDPAATEPVTTLR from the coding sequence ATGGTTTCTGTTGAGCGCCGCCGCTTTCTTCGGCGGCTGCTGGCCTCGGCCGGCGCTGCAACGTCACTCGGCGCGCTGCCGGAATCGATCCGGAAAGCCTTGGCCATTCCGGCAGCGACGCGCACGGGCACGATAGCCGACGTCAAGCATGTCGTCGTCCTTATGCAAGAGAACCGTTCATTCGATCACTATTTCGGCCATTTGCGCGGCGTGCGCGGGTACAACGATCGTTTTCCAGTTCCGCTTGCGAACGGGCAACCGGTATGGTCGCAGCCATCGAAGGCGGACCCCACGAAGCGCGTTCTGCCGTTCCACTTCGATACTTCCACCACGAGCGCACAGTGCATCGGCGACCTCGATCATACATGGCATCCGACGCACCGCGCGATCAATGAAGGGCGCAACGATCGCTGGCCCCCAAGCAAGACCGACATGTCGATGGGCTATCATCTTCGCAGCGACATTCCTTTCCACTACGCGCTTGCCGATGCATTCACCGTTTGCGACGCGTACTTTTGCTCGATGCCGGGACCGACACATCCGAATCGCTCGTATCTGATGACGGGCACCATCGATCCGACGGGCACGATGGGCGGGCCACTTCTAGACAACAACGATTACGTCGACAATCGAAGGCCACCGGAGTATCAACTACTGTCGTGGACCACCTATCCAGAGCGCCTGCAAGAAGCAGGCATTTCCTGGCAGATCTATCAACCGGGCACGAGCAACCGCGATATCTATCAAGGCAATTTCGGCACGAATATCCTGCAGAATTTCGAGAAATACATCAATGCGAAGCGCGGCACGCCGCTTCATGATCGCGCGATGACGGCGCGCACCGTATCCGAGTTGCGCGCCGATGTGCTGGCGGGTCGTTTGCCGCAGGTTTCTTGGCTTTGTCCTTCCGCCATCTATTCAGAACATCCGAAGTACATGCCGGCGTTCGGCGCGGAATACATATCACAGGTCATCGATGCGCTCACGGCGAATCCGGAAGTCTGGAGCAAGACGGTGCTTTTCGTGGTCTACGACGAGAACGACGGCTTCTTCGATCACGTTCCGCCGCCGCAGCCGCCCGCCAGCGACGCTCGTGGACGCTCGACGGTGAGTGTTGAAGGCGAGCTTCATACGGTGGTGAACCCGGGGCGCGGGAAGGGCTACACCGCCGATGGACTGCCATACGGCCTCGGGCCTCGGGTACCGATGACGATCGTCTCACCTTGGACTAAGGGTGGATTCGTGTGCTCGCAAGTGTTTGATCATACGTCAATCATTCGCTTCATCGAGGCGCGCTTCGGCGTGCATGAGCCTAACATCACGCCGTGGCGGCGCACGATCACCGGTGATCTGACGTCGGCGTTCGATTTCAAAGCAGCCGACTCCGGCATGCCGTCATTGCCCGACACGGCCGTGCAGATCGCGAAAGCGACGCGGCAATGCATGCTACAGCCGAAGCCTGTGGTGCCGCCGGTGCCCAGTGAGATCCATGCGCAAGAGCCCGGCGTGCGGCGCACGCGGGCACTGCCTTATGAACTTCATGTAAGCGGCGCGCCCGACAAGGACGGGCGCACGTTCGAGCTCACGTTTCACAACGTAGGCAGTCAAGGTGCACATTTCTACGTGTATGCGCTCGACAGTGAGGTCGCCCCATGGCGTTATACAGTCGAATCCGGCAAATCCCTCGCAGCAAGCTTGCCTCTCATGGGATCGGCGAACCGGTACGCTTACGAAGTACACGGACCGAACGGATTTGTGCGACGCCTGCGCGGCAAGTCGGAGGAGCGTTTCATCGATGTGTCGATCGAGTACGACGTCAAGGCCACGAGTCTGCGTGTGAGGCTTTCCAACGCGGGCGATGGGATCGCGCAGATTACCATTGTCGATAACGCCTATGGCGCAACCGCGCGCAAGCTGAGTCTGGAAGCAGGCTCGACGTCCATCGAGACGTGGCCGCTCGAACGCAGCTCACGCTGGTACGACATCAGCGTTACGTCGGCCGCAGATGCCGAGTTCTTGCGCCGCCTTGCAGGCTATATGGAGAACGGCGAGCCGGGAGTCAGCGATCCGGCCGCCACAGAACCTGTCACGACACTGCGCTGA